AAAAATGAAATGATCTTTGAGAAAGGAAAACGACCGAAACCTGTTCTCATCAAAGGAAAATATTACACAACCATAATCGATACCTTGATCGTAGCAATTGGACAAGATGCTGATTATTCATTTCTACCGGAAAATATTTATGAAATGTTGAGATTCAAGAAGAACAAAGTAGTTGTTAATAAATCCGGTCAGACATCGGTTGAGAAAATTTTTGCCGGAGGAGATATTTCCAATAACACTGCTGATGCTATTAGTGCCATTGCAGATGGACACAGAGCAGCAAAAGGAATCGACAGGTATTTGCAAAAAAATTCTGTGAAATAGTGTGAACTGTCATTCCATGATTTCTTCTTGCTTTTGCTCATGAGAAATCTCCAATTTGTAAATATTATTGTAAATTAGATGTTGGAGATTTTTCCGAAAATTGTCACAAGTGATTTCATCATTTATGATGCATCATCTTGGGATAAGTTGACTTGCCTACTTAACAAAAGACCTTAGGCTTGTGCCAAGTCTTGGAAAGATAAAAAGGAGTAAAAAGTGAAAGTTGACGATATTTTATCCTATAAGGGAAGAGAAGTTTTTAAAGCTAATGAAAACGATCCTATCTGTAAAGTTCTGGATATTTTTGAAAGAAAAAGAATCGGTTCATGTATTGTAGAAAACGACAAATCTGAAATCGTTGGTATAATGACCGAAAAGGATGTTCTCAAATGCTTCAAAGGTATAAGCGATCCATCTAAAATAAAGATCAAAAAAATTATGACAAAACGCGAAGACCTGATCATCGCATCTTATGATGA
The sequence above is a segment of the Candidatus Cloacimonadota bacterium genome. Coding sequences within it:
- a CDS encoding CBS domain-containing protein — its product is MKVDDILSYKGREVFKANENDPICKVLDIFERKRIGSCIVENDKSEIVGIMTEKDVLKCFKGISDPSKIKIKKIMTKREDLIIASYD